In Arthrobacter sp. QXT-31, one genomic interval encodes:
- a CDS encoding NAD-dependent epimerase/dehydratase family protein: protein MSGLYVVSGAGPVGWTVAEQLAEQGGRVRVLTRSGSGPDHPQIEKLKADVSSPGMLGNAFEGAAAVFHCIHGSSYSAAAWQRELPAAEQAVLAAAGEAGAVVVFPESLYSYSNPREVMTEASPREAAAGKRGIRTALLRARAASPTNTVSVVAGDFFGPRVRMAHAGERMVPAILARRPLQVVGNADQPHSFTYVPDLAAAMIRAAAKPGLWNRVLHAPTNAPLTQRQIAQAFAGAAGVPAPTVRAVPGWAVRALGRFSPDMRELGEMLYQFQRTFVMDSQASEELLGLHPTPLHAAARETVEWWRAELAAARGTGRVPAGTPAEAPAGTATGTSRKP, encoded by the coding sequence ATGTCCGGTCTTTATGTGGTCTCCGGTGCCGGCCCCGTCGGCTGGACGGTGGCGGAGCAACTGGCAGAGCAGGGCGGGCGGGTCCGGGTCCTCACCCGTTCGGGCAGTGGCCCCGACCACCCGCAGATCGAGAAGCTGAAGGCGGATGTCTCCAGCCCCGGCATGCTGGGGAACGCCTTCGAAGGCGCGGCTGCGGTCTTCCATTGCATCCATGGCTCTTCCTACAGTGCCGCGGCGTGGCAACGGGAGCTGCCGGCCGCCGAACAGGCGGTCCTGGCGGCGGCAGGCGAGGCGGGCGCCGTCGTCGTCTTTCCCGAAAGCCTTTACTCCTACAGCAACCCGCGGGAGGTGATGACGGAAGCCAGTCCAAGGGAAGCAGCGGCCGGCAAGCGCGGTATCCGGACGGCGCTGCTGCGGGCGCGGGCGGCGAGCCCCACCAACACGGTCTCCGTGGTGGCCGGTGATTTCTTCGGCCCCCGCGTCCGGATGGCCCACGCCGGCGAGCGCATGGTGCCGGCCATCCTTGCCCGACGTCCGCTGCAGGTTGTGGGCAACGCTGACCAGCCGCATTCGTTTACGTACGTGCCTGATCTGGCAGCGGCGATGATCCGGGCCGCGGCGAAACCCGGGCTCTGGAACCGGGTGCTGCACGCGCCCACCAATGCACCGCTCACCCAGCGGCAGATCGCCCAGGCCTTCGCCGGGGCTGCGGGCGTGCCGGCGCCGACGGTCCGGGCGGTGCCGGGGTGGGCGGTGCGCGCCCTGGGGCGCTTCTCGCCCGACATGAGGGAACTGGGCGAAATGCTCTACCAGTTCCAGCGGACGTTCGTGATGGATTCACAGGCCAGCGAGGAACTTCTGGGCCTCCACCCGACGCCCCTGCACGCTGCCGCCAGGGAAACCGTGGAATGGTGGCGGGCGGAGCTCGCCGCGGCTCGGGGTACAGGGCGGGTCCCGGCGGGAACCCCCGCGGAGGCTCCCGCGGGGACTGCCACCGGGACTTCCCGCAAGCCCTAG
- a CDS encoding methyltransferase domain-containing protein, translating to MSTQQPEDVYTHGHHESVVRAHAARTAENSAAFVIPHLTPGVSVLDVGCGPGSITCDFALLVAPGHVTGLDRSPDVIAHARELAADRGVGNVEFVAGNIYDLEFEDDTFDVVHAHQVLQHLTDPVEALREMRRVARPGGIVAVRDADFHGMSWYPAIPELDEWMELYQRIARRNGAEPDAGRRLVSWAQAAGFTDVAPSSSNWLYATGQQRRWQARVWGERVLHSAFAEQALEYGFAQEADLTRISAGWHRWGSTDDGWFLIPNGEVIARA from the coding sequence ATGAGCACGCAGCAGCCGGAAGACGTCTACACCCACGGCCACCACGAGTCCGTGGTCCGGGCCCATGCAGCGCGGACAGCGGAGAATTCGGCGGCGTTCGTCATCCCGCACCTCACCCCCGGCGTATCGGTGCTTGACGTCGGCTGCGGCCCCGGCAGCATCACGTGCGACTTCGCGCTGCTGGTTGCCCCCGGGCATGTGACCGGGCTGGACCGCTCCCCCGACGTGATTGCCCATGCCCGCGAGCTGGCAGCCGACCGGGGCGTCGGGAACGTGGAGTTCGTGGCGGGCAACATCTACGACCTTGAATTCGAGGACGACACCTTCGATGTGGTCCACGCCCACCAGGTCCTGCAGCACCTCACCGACCCGGTGGAGGCGCTGCGGGAGATGCGGCGGGTGGCAAGGCCCGGCGGCATCGTTGCGGTCCGCGACGCGGATTTCCACGGCATGAGCTGGTACCCGGCCATCCCGGAGCTCGACGAGTGGATGGAGCTGTACCAGCGGATCGCCCGCCGGAACGGCGCCGAGCCCGACGCCGGCCGCCGGCTCGTTTCGTGGGCCCAGGCCGCCGGCTTCACCGACGTGGCGCCAAGCAGCAGCAACTGGCTCTACGCCACCGGGCAGCAGCGCCGCTGGCAGGCCAGGGTGTGGGGCGAACGCGTGCTCCACTCGGCCTTCGCGGAACAGGCCCTCGAGTACGGCTTCGCGCAGGAGGCGGACCTCACGCGCATTTCCGCCGGCTGGCACCGCTGGGGTTCCACCGACGACGGCTGGTTCCTCATTCCCAACGGAGAGGTCATCGCCCGGGCATAG
- a CDS encoding MarR family winged helix-turn-helix transcriptional regulator gives MAEKPAAPRQPNGPYPSGPRTQHPLIRLLQEFTLEANRYVDSAGSRNDMHRTDLNALAAVMRHAASGEVVTPGTLRKELNLSSPATTALIDRLCGSGHLVRVREGQDRRQVQLRMTDKAYRDGSAMFLPLARHMDSAMAAFTAQELETAARFMDAMITATIEAGKEASGAP, from the coding sequence ATGGCGGAGAAGCCTGCCGCTCCGCGGCAGCCCAATGGACCCTATCCCTCAGGCCCCCGAACCCAGCACCCCCTGATCCGGCTGCTTCAGGAGTTCACCCTGGAGGCCAACCGCTACGTTGACTCTGCAGGCAGCCGGAACGACATGCACCGGACGGACCTCAACGCGCTGGCCGCCGTCATGAGGCACGCGGCCAGCGGCGAGGTCGTGACTCCCGGGACCCTGCGGAAGGAACTGAACCTCAGTTCCCCGGCCACCACGGCGCTCATCGACCGGCTGTGCGGTTCCGGACACCTAGTCCGGGTGCGGGAAGGCCAGGACCGGCGGCAGGTGCAGCTCCGGATGACGGACAAGGCATACCGCGACGGCTCCGCCATGTTCCTGCCCCTTGCCCGCCACATGGACAGCGCCATGGCCGCATTCACGGCGCAGGAACTCGAGACAGCCGCCCGCTTCATGGACGCGATGATCACGGCCACAATCGAGGCCGGCAAGGAAGCTTCCGGCGCGCCATAA
- a CDS encoding MMPL family transporter has translation MKQAARAPRVPFWLRWLIPVVLVVGWVAIAGVGGPTFGRLDEVSSNDQATFLPAGAEATEAREWQQKFQDSGEVPAVVVIESSSTLTHSQLGATADLKASIEDLRVGSTVVGPVPSQDGKAVQFIVSVAAAEPADAVEELRREVRAGAPDGTQTFVTGPAGLAADLTGAFAGIDGILLLVALAAVFIILLVVYRSLLLPFIVLLTSVFALCAAILLVFGMAKAGWIQLNGQSQGILSILVIGAATDYALLYVARFREALEHTANRTAAAITAWRASFEPILASGAAVAIALLCLLFSDLNSNKALGPVAAAGIVCSLFAALTLLPAFAALLGRAAFWPFRPKLQPEDAREPELVTGLEGQRGLWRAAGTLVSRRPRSVWVASVLLLVVASAGVMQLKANGVPQTAVILSASNAVDGQDALARHFDAGSGSPVVIVSSQATAGEVLEAVKAVDGVGAAYLLAEGSVPITGAPGSPARPAVRDGRVLINATLDFAADSDAAEQAVSAMRNSVTQADPGALVGGVTATALDTNTTAQRDLATIIPVVLAVILVILMLLLRSVLAPVLLVASVVLSYAAAMGVSALVFNHVFGFPGADATVPLFGFVFLVALGVDYNIFLMSRVREESLKHGTRPGILRGLGVTGGVITSAGVVLAATFAALGVIPIMFLVQLAFIVAFGVLLDTVLVRSLLVPALAYDLGPRIWWPGKLARREPQETTKAAEVAEAGVR, from the coding sequence ATGAAGCAGGCAGCCCGCGCTCCACGAGTCCCGTTCTGGCTCCGCTGGCTCATTCCGGTGGTCCTTGTCGTCGGCTGGGTTGCCATAGCCGGCGTCGGCGGTCCCACGTTCGGCAGGCTGGACGAAGTCTCGTCCAACGACCAGGCGACCTTCCTTCCGGCCGGGGCGGAGGCCACCGAGGCCCGCGAGTGGCAGCAAAAGTTCCAGGACTCCGGCGAGGTGCCGGCCGTCGTCGTCATTGAAAGCTCCAGTACCCTCACCCATTCCCAGCTGGGTGCAACCGCCGACCTGAAGGCCAGCATTGAAGACCTTCGGGTGGGCAGTACGGTGGTGGGGCCGGTCCCTTCCCAGGACGGGAAGGCCGTGCAGTTCATTGTCTCCGTTGCCGCAGCGGAGCCCGCCGACGCCGTCGAGGAGTTACGGCGGGAGGTGCGTGCCGGCGCTCCGGACGGCACGCAGACATTCGTCACCGGTCCCGCCGGGCTGGCGGCCGACCTCACCGGAGCTTTCGCCGGCATCGACGGCATCCTGCTGCTGGTGGCGCTGGCGGCGGTGTTTATCATCCTGCTGGTTGTTTACCGGTCCCTGCTGCTGCCCTTCATTGTGCTGCTGACCTCGGTGTTTGCCCTGTGTGCCGCCATCCTGCTGGTGTTCGGCATGGCGAAGGCTGGCTGGATCCAGCTGAACGGACAGAGCCAGGGCATCCTCTCGATCCTGGTGATTGGCGCCGCCACCGACTACGCGCTGCTCTACGTGGCCCGGTTCCGTGAGGCACTTGAGCACACGGCCAACCGCACCGCCGCCGCAATCACTGCCTGGCGGGCATCCTTCGAGCCGATCCTGGCGTCCGGTGCCGCCGTGGCCATCGCGCTGCTGTGCCTGCTGTTTTCCGACCTCAACTCCAACAAGGCGCTGGGACCCGTGGCGGCCGCCGGCATCGTCTGCTCGCTTTTCGCGGCGCTGACCCTGCTCCCGGCCTTCGCCGCTCTTCTCGGACGCGCCGCCTTCTGGCCGTTCCGGCCGAAACTGCAGCCGGAAGATGCGCGCGAGCCGGAACTCGTTACCGGGCTGGAGGGCCAGAGGGGGCTCTGGCGGGCAGCCGGAACACTGGTGTCACGGCGTCCCCGTTCAGTGTGGGTGGCATCCGTGCTCCTGCTCGTCGTTGCATCGGCAGGGGTCATGCAGCTGAAGGCCAACGGCGTGCCGCAGACTGCCGTCATCCTCAGTGCCTCCAATGCTGTCGACGGGCAGGATGCCCTGGCGCGCCATTTCGACGCCGGCAGCGGCAGTCCGGTGGTGATCGTTTCCAGCCAGGCGACAGCCGGGGAAGTCCTCGAGGCAGTCAAGGCCGTCGACGGCGTGGGGGCCGCCTACCTTTTGGCGGAGGGCAGCGTGCCCATTACCGGAGCCCCGGGTTCCCCTGCCAGACCGGCCGTGCGGGACGGGAGGGTGTTGATTAATGCCACCCTCGATTTCGCAGCCGATTCGGACGCCGCGGAGCAGGCCGTGTCAGCCATGCGGAACAGCGTCACCCAAGCGGATCCTGGGGCCCTCGTCGGCGGCGTGACCGCCACCGCGCTGGACACAAACACCACGGCGCAGCGGGATCTTGCCACCATCATCCCGGTGGTTCTCGCCGTCATCCTGGTCATCCTCATGCTGCTGCTGCGGTCCGTCCTGGCGCCCGTCCTGCTGGTGGCGTCCGTGGTTCTTTCCTATGCGGCCGCGATGGGCGTTTCCGCCCTCGTGTTCAACCATGTTTTCGGCTTCCCCGGAGCCGACGCCACGGTGCCTCTGTTCGGCTTCGTGTTCCTGGTGGCCCTGGGCGTGGACTACAACATCTTCCTGATGAGCCGGGTCCGCGAGGAGTCGCTGAAGCACGGGACGAGGCCGGGGATCCTGCGCGGCCTGGGGGTGACGGGCGGCGTGATCACCTCGGCCGGCGTGGTCCTGGCCGCCACGTTTGCTGCCCTGGGCGTCATCCCCATCATGTTCCTGGTGCAGCTGGCATTCATCGTGGCCTTCGGCGTGCTGCTGGACACCGTTCTGGTGCGCTCGCTCCTGGTGCCGGCCCTGGCCTACGACCTCGGCCCGCGCATCTGGTGGCCGGGCAAACTGGCCCGGCGCGAACCGCAGGAAACAACAAAGGCGGCCGAAGTGGCGGAGGCGGGCGTCCGCTAG
- a CDS encoding LysE family transporter, whose amino-acid sequence MQLSLWLALAGAGVLISFTPGAGAINTMSNSLTVGFRRSIWGILGQQAALVLHVIVVALGVGVLVAGSPVAFNAIRYAGAAYLVYLGIRQFLRKPDLDQEKVAALRNEPAWSMFRRGLWVNLLNPKAIVFFLAFMPQFIRPANPLLPQYAVLAATVVLIDILVMWFFFAAAAKSFQRFTHDAHGQTVLNRIFGVLFVALGVALAVMH is encoded by the coding sequence GTGCAACTCTCCCTGTGGCTGGCCCTCGCGGGCGCCGGCGTCCTCATCAGCTTCACCCCGGGCGCAGGCGCCATCAACACCATGAGCAACTCGCTGACCGTGGGGTTCAGGCGCTCCATCTGGGGCATCCTCGGGCAGCAGGCTGCCCTGGTTCTGCACGTCATCGTCGTGGCCCTGGGCGTCGGCGTCCTGGTTGCCGGCTCCCCCGTCGCCTTCAACGCCATCCGCTACGCCGGTGCCGCCTACCTCGTTTACCTGGGCATCAGGCAGTTCCTGCGCAAACCGGACCTGGACCAGGAGAAGGTGGCCGCGCTCAGGAACGAGCCGGCCTGGTCCATGTTCCGCCGGGGACTGTGGGTCAATCTGCTGAACCCCAAGGCCATTGTGTTCTTCCTGGCCTTCATGCCGCAGTTCATCCGGCCCGCCAACCCCCTGCTGCCCCAGTACGCCGTCCTTGCGGCAACGGTGGTGCTCATCGACATCCTGGTCATGTGGTTCTTCTTCGCGGCCGCAGCAAAGTCCTTCCAGCGCTTCACCCACGACGCCCACGGCCAAACGGTCCTCAACAGGATCTTCGGCGTCCTCTTCGTCGCCTTGGGCGTCGCACTTGCCGTCATGCATTAA